One region of Permianibacter fluminis genomic DNA includes:
- a CDS encoding DUF6988 family protein — protein sequence MDIETMLQRSLELERALVNLIETVPPATNKRAVVVRNLCKLSFEHGNSTRLLIAHQNLISAIALIRLQYESIARAVWVLYAAAEHWVDLLNSDLTQESDEEANKLPSLQKMLNALPGVAGNNELIKELLRMLDEFKRSAWKQLSSFAHGGIHAIRRSENGLPRPLLEEAIKMSNGLLIMVGIVMVVLSRDSRLYGSVPAIQRDFRECLPPEILATSKQESS from the coding sequence ATGGATATCGAGACCATGCTTCAGCGCTCGCTTGAACTAGAGCGAGCGCTGGTGAATTTAATCGAGACAGTACCGCCTGCGACGAACAAGCGGGCGGTGGTTGTTCGCAATCTTTGCAAGTTGTCATTTGAGCATGGCAACAGCACGCGGTTGCTGATAGCGCATCAGAACCTGATCTCGGCTATCGCGCTCATCCGATTGCAGTACGAGTCCATCGCACGGGCAGTCTGGGTACTATACGCCGCGGCAGAACACTGGGTTGACCTTCTCAACAGCGATTTGACACAAGAATCCGACGAAGAGGCAAACAAGCTTCCATCCCTTCAAAAGATGTTGAATGCGCTTCCAGGCGTAGCAGGAAACAACGAGCTCATAAAAGAACTGCTCCGAATGCTAGACGAGTTCAAGCGCTCTGCTTGGAAACAATTGAGCTCTTTCGCCCATGGCGGAATACATGCCATTAGGCGCTCAGAGAACGGGTTGCCACGTCCACTTCTGGAAGAGGCCATCAAAATGTCGAATGGACTTCTGATCATGGTTGGCATCGTGATGGTCGTCCTTTCGCGCGATTCGAGGCTGTACGGAAGCGTCCCTGCGATACAACGTGACTTTCGGGAGTGTTTGCCGCCAGAAATTCTGGCCACATCCAAACAGGAAAGCTCTTAA